GCCTATATCCGTCCCAAGGCCAGTACGCCGTCATCACAGCAGTGGAATCTGAATCTGCAGCATGAGTTCCGCGGAGGCTTTGTTGCCGAGATCGGCTATCTCGGCAACCATGGTGTGCACATGATCTCCGGTGACTACAACATGAACGTTCTGCCGAACCAGTATCTTTCACTGGGAGATTCACTGCGCCAGAACGTTGCCAATCCGTACGCCGGCAAGGTGCCGGGATCGCTTGGCGCCTCGACGATCACGCGGCGGCAGAGCCTGTTGCCGTATCCGTACTACAACGCAGTCACGGTCACCAGTCCGCGTGACGGTAACTTCCATGGCGACGCCATGATGCTTGCCGTGCAGCGCCGCGCTGCCCGTGGCCTGACGCTGCTGACGAGCTATACCTTCAGCAAGCTGTTGGATAACGGCATCGCCAATCCGCTGGATGGATACATCGGCATCTCCAGTTCCGGTGGCGTGATTACGCCGCAGGATTCAAACAACCGTCAGCTCGAGTACAGTCTCGATCCGACGGATATCAAGCACCGGTTTGTTTCCAGTGCGCTCTATGAACTTCCGTTTGGACATGGTCGCCGCTGGCTGGCCAATACAGGCGGTTTGATGGATCGCCTGGTGAGCGGATGGCAGATGAATGGTGTCGTTACCGCACAGAGCGGCCTGCCGCTTACGATCTCCGGAGCCAACAACAACCTGGCGACGCGGCCGAGTTTCGTTCCCGGCAAGTCGGCGAAGGATGTGAACAAGTCGAGCCGCAGCGTTACTTCGTGGTTCGATGGCACCGTCTTCCAGAATCCTGACAACTGGACCTACGGCAATGTGCCTCGCGTGCTGCCCAATGCCCGTGGACCGAAGTATGTGAATCTGGACGCCTCGATCTTCAAGACGACCAGCATTACGGAGTCAGTGAAGCTGCAGCTTCGTCTGGAATCGTTCAACGCGTTGAACCATCCGAACTTCCGTCTGCCGAATACGAGTTTTGTTCCGGCGTCCGGGAGTAACGGTCTGAACACAAGCGCGAGCTTTGGTCAGATTACGAGTGATATTCAGCCTCGTAATGTGCAGATCGCGGCGAAGATTTTGTTCTAGGAACGTTTGCTCTCACGCACATGGGATTGATGCATCGGACAGTAAAGGCCGGGCCCATGTCCCTCAGGGACATGGGACACCAGGTGCATGGATTATCTGGAATGTCCTGGCACAGTTCATAACAGAGGAAATGATGAAAAAGAGTTGGATCGTCACGGCGCTTGTCTGTGCTTGCCTTTGTTCGCATGTTGTTGCGCAGCAGCAGAAAAAGCGGCACGTCCTTGTGATCTCTCTTGATGGCATGGGGGCTGACTATGTGGTGCATGCAGATCGGTACGGTCTGAAGATTCCGACGCTGCGGCGGTTTATGAAGGAAGGTGTGTATGCGGAGGGAGTGACCGGCGTCAATCCCGTTGCACTTGCACCTTGAATCCAAGCTGCTTTTCTACCGATCCTTCTTGCCCCGGCAAAAGGCTGAAAAGCAGATCCCTACGGGATGACAAACAAAAAGAGTGTTCGCTTGTTGGCTTCATCGACCCTGCTAAGGAGGCTATTGCAGGTCGACCAAACCGCGCTGCAGGGCGTAGATGGTGGCCTGGGTGCGGTCGCGGGCGCCCATCTTTTCCAGGATCGAGCTGACGTGGATACGGACGGTCTTTTCGGCGATTCCCAGTTCTTCGGCGATCTCGCGGTTGGAGAAGCCTTGTGTGATGCAGGTCAGCACTTCGCCTTCGCGGGGCGTGAGATCGACCGAGGGCATGCGCTCGGCCAGGCGGTGAAGGATCTCTTTGGGGATGTACCGAAGGCCGCGGCTTACGGTCAGCACGGCGTTGGTGACCTCTTCTCCGGAGGCGTCTTTGGTGAGGTAGCCCATGGCTCCGCCACGTACGGCGCGGTAGATATCCTCGCTGCCGCGATAGGCGGAGAGCACGATACATCGGGCGGTGGGGAAGTCCTTACGGATATGCTGCAGCACCTCGAAACCGCTCATGCGTGGCATTCGCAGATCGAGCAGAACGACATCCGGCGTGAGCTGGTGGTAGAGGTCGATCCCCTGCTGGCCATCGCTAGCCTCGCCCACCACCTTGATCTGGGGATGGGTTGAGAGCACAGAGTGCAGCGCCATCCGGGCGAGGAAGTGATCTTCAATCAGGATGACGCGAATGGGATTCATAGGCCTATCCACCGGATTACATCTGTGTCCGACAAGCGCCGCGATGGGTCGGGCGAGTCATATGGCAACACGACAGAGACTTCGGTGCCTCGATTGAGCGCGCTCTCTACATTGAAGCGCCCGCCGATCTTGCGCGCGCGCTCCTCCATTACCAGCAGGCCGAAATGCCCGCGCCGGGTCCCGGTGCGATCCTGGGAGAAACCAACGCCATCGTCGTGAATCACCATTTTTAGTGCGGATTCATCATACCGTAAATGCACAAGGATAGACTTCGGCTGCCCGTGCCTCAGCGCATTGGAGACGGCTTCCTGCCCGATGCAGACAAGGTGATGGACCGACGCAGGCGGAAGCAGAATCTCGCGTCCTTCGACGGCCATGCGGGTCTCCACATCCTCCTGCTTATAGTGCGAGCTGATGGCCTTCGACAGCGCCTGGGAGAGAACTCCAGTGACTTCATCGGTATCCCGCAGGTCCCAGATGATGCGCCGTGCCTCTGCCTGGCAGTGCGAGACCATGCTGCGCGCCATGTCGCAGGCGTTCTTCGCGTCAGTGAGTTCATGGGCATCCTTATCGAGGGTGCGCGATGCGGTTTCGAGTTGCCATGAGATGGCGGCGAAGCCCGCCATCAGAGTGTCGTGACACTCGCGGGCGATGCGGTTGCGTTCCTGCAGCACGATGCCCATGTTTCCTTTCACGCGGCGGATCCGGCGCGTGTACAGGTGCGCTCCGAGGAAGAAGACGAGCATGCCTACCAGCAGATAGAAGGTGTAGGTGGCGTAGAAGTGTGGCCGCTGCCGCACACTGATGGAGGCGACCGGGGTCATCCATGGATCGCCGCCGACGCGCGCCTGCACCTCAAAAGTGTAGGTGCCCGCCGGAATGCGGCGATAACGTGCATAGCGGGAGTGAGTGGTCACCCAGCCCGAGTCATAGCCTGTCAGGCGATAGCGGAACTCTGTCTGCGATGGGTTTGAGAGCCGGCTGGCGTCGAAGCGGAAGTTGATCTCGCCCTCTGAGGGGTCGATAACAACACGGTCGCCCGTCAACAGCGATTCAGCGCGTGTGTCGTTGCCGAAGGTCCAGCCGGTGATGCGGGCGGTCGGCGGGGCCATGGTGGCGGTCTCGGCAAACGGCGTTGTGCGTGCGAAGCCCTTGCTGGTGGCGAAGTACATCACGCCGTTGGGGAGGCGGGTTGCAGAGGGACGCGAGGGGCCACTGCAGTCGGAGGAGGGCATGCCGTCCTGCTTGATGAACAGTGTCGAGGAGATGCGCTGCAGTTTTCCGGTCGACAGATCGTTCAGGTCAGAGGCAAGAATTCTGACGATGCCCTGCGATGTGCCCAGCCAGAGATGTCCGTGCGCATCTTCCAGCATGTTGTAGATGGGCATGGATGGCAGCCCGGCGTCGTTGGGCAACGGGAATGCCCGGTCGCCGGTGATGCGGGAGAGACCGCCGGTGCGTGAGCCCGCCCAGACGTTTCCGTACGAGTCCAATGACAGGGAGAGCACATAAGGG
This genomic window from Terriglobus albidus contains:
- a CDS encoding alkaline phosphatase family protein; the encoded protein is MMKKSWIVTALVCACLCSHVVAQQQKKRHVLVISLDGMGADYVVHADRYGLKIPTLRRFMKEGVYAEGVTGVNPVALAP
- a CDS encoding response regulator — encoded protein: MNPIRVILIEDHFLARMALHSVLSTHPQIKVVGEASDGQQGIDLYHQLTPDVVLLDLRMPRMSGFEVLQHIRKDFPTARCIVLSAYRGSEDIYRAVRGGAMGYLTKDASGEEVTNAVLTVSRGLRYIPKEILHRLAERMPSVDLTPREGEVLTCITQGFSNREIAEELGIAEKTVRIHVSSILEKMGARDRTQATIYALQRGLVDLQ
- a CDS encoding sensor histidine kinase — protein: MFRRCTSGLLLTLALLSARAFPQATPTPAPIDLAEYQKQEWQVEDGLPESNVRMIAQRADGTLLLATFSGVSTFDGQTFQRLAMPNAATMNIDAVNAVLPGLADDLWIGTDGAGVIHQTATGAVNISSAAGHENERIRTMVFDHDGTLWIATQHGILRYRNNQLETVPNVGIIGGDITTVFAEDLHGGMYFVTSSGLFHWTSHGVTHVSVPAQFGEPTSVYRDRSSHLWLGTMHAVLEANERSGQEPAFMQRMQVATQVTILVSDRQHNLWIGTKNSGLFRLNSEGSSGWSTTDGLPDDTVRTLFIDDEDNLWIGGLTGGLSRWRRAPFAMLQAPDFKPSYSAVAFGDSKGDLWLGTWGQGVFRQHNGVITPVHIPGMPARTPIRTITEDKHGRIWVGTWFDGIYSFNGETWSHHQLGIESPVNAVSVLHSDRQGGLWVGTYTGLHYFRSGIPATTGGETYLPSKLVTDLLEDTDGSILAATSTGLFRILNGQVMTIREMPHPYVLSLSLDSYGNVWAGSRTGGLSRITGDRAFPLPNDAGLPSMPIYNMLEDAHGHLWLGTSQGIVRILASDLNDLSTGKLQRISSTLFIKQDGMPSSDCSGPSRPSATRLPNGVMYFATSKGFARTTPFAETATMAPPTARITGWTFGNDTRAESLLTGDRVVIDPSEGEINFRFDASRLSNPSQTEFRYRLTGYDSGWVTTHSRYARYRRIPAGTYTFEVQARVGGDPWMTPVASISVRQRPHFYATYTFYLLVGMLVFFLGAHLYTRRIRRVKGNMGIVLQERNRIARECHDTLMAGFAAISWQLETASRTLDKDAHELTDAKNACDMARSMVSHCQAEARRIIWDLRDTDEVTGVLSQALSKAISSHYKQEDVETRMAVEGREILLPPASVHHLVCIGQEAVSNALRHGQPKSILVHLRYDESALKMVIHDDGVGFSQDRTGTRRGHFGLLVMEERARKIGGRFNVESALNRGTEVSVVLPYDSPDPSRRLSDTDVIRWIGL